The segment ACCCTCGTCACCTTTGTGAATCAACACGACATTCACTTAATATGCGATGAAATATACTCTGCCACTGTCTTCAAAGCCCCAACCTTCACCAGCATCGCTGAGATTGTTGAACAAATGGAGCATTGCAAGAAGGAGCTCATCCATATTCTTTATAGCTTGTCCAAAGACATGGGCCTCCCTGGTTTTCGAGTtggaattatttattcttacaACGATGTCGTCGTCCGCCGTGCTCGGCAGATGTCGAGCTTCGGCCTCGTCTCGTCCCAGACTCAACATTTGCTCGCCGCCATGCTTTCCGACGAGGACTTTGTCGACAAATTTCTTGCCGAGAACTCGAAGCGTGTGGGCGAGAGGCATGCAAGGTTTGTTAAACTACACCATTATTATTTGTGGGATTGAAAAGCATTACAAAATgcaattaatttaagaatgtATTAATCAAATTCAGGTTCACAAAAGAATTGGATAAAATGGGGATCACTTGCTTGAACAGCAATGCTGGAGTTTTTGTGTGGATGGATCTACGGAGGCTATTAAAAGACCAAACCTTCAAAGCTGAAATGGAGCTTTGGCGTGTGATTATCAATGAAGTCAAGCTCAATGTTTCTCCTGGCTCATCCTTTCATGTCACTGAGCCAGGTTGGTTTCGAGTTTGTTTCGCAAACATGGACGACAACACCGTTGACGTTGCTCTCAATAGAATCCATAGCTTTGTCGAAAACATCGACAAGAAGGAAGACAATACCGTTGCAATGCCATCGAAAACGAGGCATCGAGATAATAAGTTACGATTGAGCTTCTCCTTCTCCGGGAGAAGATACGACAAGGGCAACGTTCTTAACTCACCGCACACGATGTCGCCTCACTCGCCATTGGTAAGAGCCAGAACTTATTAAAGATGAGTTTGAGAAGATATTatcataagttttttttagctcaTTAATGAATGGATGgatatttaaaactatgaagTGTAGCACTCATGCTCCGAAGGAATTAATTTCTTGATTGCTGAATTTTAAGACgatataaaagagaaaaaatgtttagaaaaatctaaaaaatgggagaaaaaaaagaaaacaattaaaatttaaaaatcagtCAAAATCATTAAAGTAGTACATATAGCTCATACTAGAAGGTGAGACAAGACTCTGAAATGATTTTTATGATACGTCTTTAACTACGATTGCATTTCTTGACTGGGGTTACTGCATTTCTTGACTGGGgttacttactaagtatttctagaaatactcaagtcacatgctactcttattttcaggtaaaggcaatgTACCTCTTCACGGACGATGACGTCGCGGTGACGCCATGAGATTGAAGCTAGGGTAGAAGTATTCATGTTATTTTTGTAGCCCTTAGGTTAGATCAAAATATcgtcttattttatttttattttatcaaaattttacgtgatttgttttccattttaattgttcaataattttattatgaacatGTAAGTTCATGgcacttttttaaaatattttaaaagtttttttttttcgattctta is part of the Cucurbita pepo subsp. pepo cultivar mu-cu-16 chromosome LG12, ASM280686v2, whole genome shotgun sequence genome and harbors:
- the LOC111806625 gene encoding 1-aminocyclopropane-1-carboxylate synthase 2, producing MGFHQIDERNQALLSKIAIDDGHGENSAYFDGWKAYDNNPFHPENNPLGVIQMGLAENQLSFGMIVDWIRKHPEASICTPEGLEKFKSIANFQDYHGLQEFRKAMASFMGKVRGGRVKFDPSRIVMGGGATGASETVIFCLADPGDAFLVPSPYYAAFDRDLKWRTRAQIIPVHCNSSNNFQVTEAALEIAYKKAQEANMKVKGVIITNPSNPLGTTYDRDTLKTLVTFVNQHDIHLICDEIYSATVFKAPTFTSIAEIVEQMEHCKKELIHILYSLSKDMGLPGFRVGIIYSYNDVVVRRARQMSSFGLVSSQTQHLLAAMLSDEDFVDKFLAENSKRVGERHARFTKELDKMGITCLNSNAGVFVWMDLRRLLKDQTFKAEMELWRVIINEVKLNVSPGSSFHVTEPGWFRVCFANMDDNTVDVALNRIHSFVENIDKKEDNTVAMPSKTRHRDNKLRLSFSFSGRRYDKGNVLNSPHTMSPHSPLVRARTY